Proteins co-encoded in one Bremerella sp. TYQ1 genomic window:
- a CDS encoding BatA and WFA domain-containing protein: protein MLFVYPALAWAFALISLPVLIHLINMMRHRRVKWAAMDFLLQSHRRMKHWVMLRQLLLLLTRMAAIALIVAMLAGLITTQSWSNMLGDRVVHHLILLDDTFSMRERLGGDTAFESARQTANRIIENLATDDRPQRISVLLYSDILRGEVDAKAPNLAARMRTDMDSTSITKLQELLANTSPTEQTVPLAEVLQRASEVVGEFDQSEVAQVYVISDFREKDWGSEAALLDPISRIEERSTELNWINCARLPQDNLAITDISIGNGTVVAGIPTIVKVSVRNFGEQTAVDVPVTIELFGSESGDADIAKAGNALERLYDQLPITFDEIPAGDQVTRQTQIIFPAEGSHVLSFRLPEDPLPLDNLRFATADVQPTAPVLIVDGDPKLTSAFYLQSVFNPGPNVSTGVTPTTTSSSFLTTAELGDLKKFETIFIIDPPQLDERIVTTLKQYVESGGGIVWYLGPGTNELGLNDLAKANLLPTSLQAPAELDQNTPDGPPDFDPGDNQIFKVFAGEKNPFLRRLVVGNYFPVTPEFEANKPDSVRVLGRLRNGDPLVLEHGQGQGKIVTFLTSLGPQWNSWATNPSFIVTILELRNYAGNSSRGETTFPVGSPIAVSAATADYRPDVQFYSPGTTSLPTDRSERLQLQPVPGTLEGQAELAGVDSVTGRFLTGQSGVYEAWLTKIDGSNEVRRYSLAPEITESDLMGMNETNLRQLYPSVSFNYFAADAWQLDSAARQGTNWQTILLALAVGALLLEQILAYYASYHPAAPGASAA, encoded by the coding sequence ATGCTTTTCGTTTATCCAGCACTGGCTTGGGCTTTCGCCCTCATATCGCTTCCCGTGTTGATTCATTTAATCAACATGATGCGGCACCGGCGTGTCAAATGGGCAGCGATGGACTTCCTGCTGCAAAGCCATCGCCGAATGAAGCATTGGGTGATGCTTCGTCAGCTCTTGCTTTTGCTAACGCGAATGGCTGCGATTGCCCTGATTGTCGCCATGCTTGCCGGGCTGATCACCACGCAAAGCTGGTCGAACATGCTTGGCGACCGCGTTGTCCATCATCTCATTTTGCTGGACGACACGTTCTCGATGCGCGAACGGCTAGGGGGTGACACGGCATTCGAGTCGGCTCGTCAAACAGCCAATCGCATTATCGAAAACCTGGCCACCGATGATCGACCGCAGCGTATCTCGGTCTTGCTGTACTCTGATATCCTGCGTGGTGAAGTCGATGCCAAGGCACCGAATCTTGCGGCTCGAATGCGAACGGACATGGATTCGACCAGTATCACAAAGCTCCAAGAATTGCTCGCCAATACGAGCCCAACCGAGCAAACTGTCCCGCTCGCGGAAGTGTTGCAGCGTGCCAGTGAAGTGGTTGGCGAGTTCGATCAGTCAGAGGTTGCTCAGGTCTACGTGATTTCTGACTTTCGTGAGAAAGACTGGGGTTCCGAGGCGGCTTTGCTCGATCCAATTTCTCGCATCGAGGAACGCTCGACCGAGCTGAACTGGATCAACTGTGCTCGCTTACCTCAAGACAATCTGGCCATCACCGACATCTCTATCGGGAACGGGACAGTCGTTGCAGGGATTCCTACGATTGTGAAAGTCTCTGTTCGGAACTTTGGGGAACAGACCGCCGTAGATGTTCCGGTAACGATCGAGTTGTTCGGTTCCGAGTCTGGCGACGCCGACATTGCCAAAGCGGGCAATGCTCTTGAACGACTTTACGATCAGCTACCGATCACGTTCGATGAAATTCCTGCGGGGGATCAGGTCACACGACAGACGCAAATCATCTTCCCAGCAGAAGGCTCTCACGTACTTTCATTCCGATTACCGGAAGATCCGTTGCCGCTCGATAACCTTCGGTTTGCAACAGCCGACGTACAGCCTACGGCCCCCGTTTTAATCGTCGATGGCGATCCCAAATTGACGAGTGCTTTTTACCTACAGTCGGTCTTCAATCCTGGGCCTAACGTGTCGACGGGGGTTACGCCGACAACAACCAGCAGCAGCTTTCTGACGACCGCTGAACTCGGTGACCTGAAGAAGTTTGAAACGATATTCATAATCGATCCACCACAGCTGGACGAACGCATCGTCACGACGCTTAAGCAGTACGTCGAATCGGGAGGAGGCATCGTTTGGTATCTCGGTCCTGGCACCAACGAACTGGGGCTGAATGATTTGGCGAAAGCGAACCTTTTACCGACGAGCTTACAAGCTCCGGCAGAACTTGATCAGAACACTCCCGATGGCCCGCCAGACTTCGATCCTGGAGACAATCAAATCTTTAAAGTCTTCGCCGGTGAGAAGAATCCTTTCTTACGGCGACTTGTCGTGGGCAACTATTTTCCCGTGACGCCAGAGTTTGAAGCCAATAAGCCTGACTCGGTCCGTGTTCTCGGTCGGTTACGCAATGGAGATCCCCTGGTGCTTGAGCATGGGCAAGGGCAGGGCAAGATCGTCACGTTCCTCACATCGCTAGGGCCACAATGGAATAGCTGGGCAACAAACCCTAGCTTCATTGTGACGATCCTGGAACTACGAAACTATGCCGGCAACTCAAGCCGTGGCGAAACGACGTTTCCTGTTGGCTCGCCTATTGCAGTTAGTGCCGCGACCGCCGATTATCGCCCTGACGTACAGTTCTATAGTCCCGGCACCACGAGTCTACCGACCGATCGGAGCGAACGACTCCAGCTTCAGCCAGTGCCAGGCACCTTAGAAGGCCAGGCCGAACTCGCCGGCGTCGACTCGGTGACTGGTCGATTCCTCACAGGGCAGTCTGGTGTTTACGAGGCTTGGCTGACGAAGATCGACGGTTCCAACGAGGTTCGCCGTTATTCGCTTGCTCCTGAAATCACCGAAAGTGATTTGATGGGAATGAACGAAACCAATCTCCGTCAGCTTTATCCGTCGGTGTCGTTCAACTACTTCGCGGCCGACGCCTGGCAACTTGACAGCGCTGCACGGCAAGGCACCAACTGGCAAACCATCTTGCTTGCTTTGGCTGTCGGCGCATTACTTTTGGAACAGATTTTGGCCTACTACGCGAGCTACCATCCTGCGGCTCCAGGAGCATCCGCCGCATGA
- a CDS encoding prenyltransferase/squalene oxidase repeat-containing protein, producing MLQRTKPSVFVCCFMSIGLALWGLVSPAMALTPESPEVQKVVKAANAYLASSGDHARVGGKSLIAMALYKSGTPKDHPRIKQAVDACKKFANKVPEYKHDVVYDAGLALIFLCELDPHAYPKEIQNLVTFFVKNQRPHGGFGYSEQPSGDNSMTQYAALGMWLAYQNQYEVPPQNIAGITNFIMSVQDPSGAFGYQGKISPRGKPRVQQSDIRPSLTTAGLCSLYVSADALDLSNRRAKVDDGLPSELVDVTKDPAREEMRKGRALVDKDALKSVKDLGNQWMEKNVKIEGNRWQFYFLYALERFKAFHELDLGRPDPNPKWYSEGYEFIKKKQGKDGAINASEEGNAVGTAFAVLFLVRGTAESIKKHVRTFDNGLLAGGRGLPDDLAGAELRDGKVINVKEMPETEQFLELLQSDDGSLDSLVDTDVTFDINLTGPEREIALQAIRRKLRQGTYSARRLAVRAIRDAKDFDSVPSLIFALSDPDPRIAVESRDALRFISRKIDGFGMPADPTPPERELAISKWKEWYRSLRPNARFLD from the coding sequence ATGCTACAGCGAACGAAACCATCGGTGTTCGTATGCTGCTTCATGTCCATAGGGCTTGCTCTCTGGGGATTGGTCTCGCCTGCGATGGCGCTGACCCCGGAGTCGCCGGAAGTCCAGAAGGTAGTGAAAGCGGCCAATGCGTACCTCGCGTCATCGGGCGATCATGCTCGAGTAGGCGGGAAGTCTCTTATCGCCATGGCTCTCTACAAGTCCGGCACTCCCAAAGACCATCCACGCATCAAGCAAGCCGTCGACGCGTGTAAGAAGTTCGCCAACAAAGTCCCTGAATACAAGCACGACGTCGTCTACGATGCCGGGCTCGCGTTGATCTTCCTTTGCGAACTCGATCCGCATGCTTACCCGAAAGAGATCCAAAATCTCGTTACGTTCTTCGTCAAGAATCAGCGTCCCCATGGTGGTTTCGGTTACTCCGAGCAACCCAGCGGTGACAACTCCATGACACAGTATGCCGCGCTCGGCATGTGGTTGGCTTACCAAAACCAATACGAAGTTCCGCCGCAAAATATCGCCGGCATCACTAACTTCATCATGTCGGTGCAAGATCCTTCCGGGGCCTTCGGTTACCAGGGCAAGATCTCCCCTCGCGGAAAGCCTCGCGTGCAGCAATCCGACATTCGCCCGAGCCTGACAACGGCTGGGCTTTGTTCGCTCTATGTTTCTGCCGACGCGCTCGATCTGAGCAACCGCCGAGCGAAAGTCGACGACGGACTTCCCTCGGAACTCGTCGACGTTACAAAAGACCCTGCCCGCGAAGAAATGCGAAAGGGTCGCGCATTGGTCGACAAAGATGCCCTCAAGTCTGTTAAAGACTTGGGCAACCAATGGATGGAAAAGAACGTCAAGATCGAGGGCAATCGTTGGCAGTTTTATTTCCTGTATGCATTGGAACGTTTTAAGGCATTCCACGAGCTCGATCTCGGTCGGCCGGACCCAAATCCCAAGTGGTATTCCGAAGGCTACGAGTTCATCAAAAAGAAACAGGGCAAAGATGGGGCGATCAATGCTTCCGAAGAAGGGAACGCCGTTGGAACTGCCTTCGCGGTGCTCTTCCTCGTGCGTGGGACGGCCGAATCGATCAAGAAGCATGTGCGGACGTTCGACAATGGCTTGCTGGCCGGCGGCCGTGGACTGCCAGACGATCTGGCCGGTGCCGAGCTTCGCGACGGAAAAGTGATCAATGTCAAAGAGATGCCAGAAACGGAACAGTTCTTGGAGCTGCTTCAATCGGACGATGGATCGCTCGATAGTTTGGTCGACACCGATGTGACATTCGACATCAATCTGACAGGGCCAGAGCGAGAGATCGCGCTGCAAGCCATCCGGCGGAAGCTGCGACAAGGCACTTACAGTGCTCGCCGTCTGGCCGTGCGGGCGATTCGCGACGCGAAAGATTTTGATAGCGTACCGTCATTGATCTTTGCTCTTTCCGATCCCGATCCACGAATCGCCGTCGAGTCGCGCGATGCGTTGCGATTTATCAGCCGCAAGATCGATGGCTTCGGCATGCCTGCCGACCCGACGCCGCCAGAGCGTGAGCTGGCCATCAGCAAATGGAAAGAATGGTATCGTTCCCTTCGGCCGAATGCTCGCTTCCTTGACTAA
- a CDS encoding DUF58 domain-containing protein: MPDSKKYLHPETLGRISKLELRARHVVEGFLSGTHRSPYFGQSIEFLQHREYATGDDLRHIDWKVLGKHDKYFIKQYEEYTNLRCMLMVDASASMSYGNGPMTKYDYGCTIAASLAYLILKQQDAVGCAVFDDTMRYRVPVLSKRTHLNTIVEALANQSPRDKTDMQTICKQFAESYTSRGLVIVISDLFGDVAATAKGLRILRQRGHDVMVFHVMDDDELDFPFTGSTRFEGLELPDHLTCNPRALREGYLQAVNEFTSSMRRECTKNTIDYALVRTRDSLATVLTTYLSNRLGMHHRN; encoded by the coding sequence ATGCCCGATTCCAAAAAATATTTGCATCCTGAGACTCTGGGGCGGATTTCCAAACTGGAACTTCGAGCCCGGCACGTCGTAGAAGGATTTCTTTCCGGAACCCACCGCAGCCCCTACTTCGGGCAATCGATCGAGTTCCTCCAACATCGCGAATACGCGACGGGGGACGATCTGCGCCATATCGACTGGAAAGTCCTAGGCAAGCACGACAAGTACTTCATCAAGCAGTATGAAGAGTACACAAATCTTCGCTGCATGCTGATGGTCGACGCTTCCGCCAGTATGAGCTACGGCAACGGTCCCATGACCAAATACGACTACGGTTGTACCATCGCAGCGTCGCTCGCTTACCTGATTCTCAAACAACAAGATGCTGTCGGCTGTGCCGTCTTCGACGACACCATGCGTTATCGTGTTCCTGTCCTGAGCAAACGGACTCATTTGAACACCATCGTCGAAGCTCTTGCGAATCAGTCGCCGCGTGACAAGACGGACATGCAGACAATCTGCAAACAGTTCGCCGAGAGCTACACCAGCCGCGGATTGGTGATCGTCATTTCCGATCTGTTTGGCGATGTTGCGGCTACCGCCAAGGGGCTTCGCATCCTGCGTCAACGCGGTCATGACGTCATGGTGTTCCACGTAATGGACGACGACGAATTGGACTTCCCATTCACTGGATCAACGCGATTTGAAGGCCTCGAATTACCTGACCACCTGACGTGTAACCCTCGCGCTTTGCGGGAAGGTTACCTGCAAGCGGTCAACGAGTTCACTTCGTCGATGCGTCGAGAGTGCACCAAAAACACCATCGATTATGCGTTAGTGCGTACTCGTGACTCACTGGCAACCGTCCTGACGACTTACCTTTCCAATCGACTCGGCATGCATCATCGCAATTAA
- a CDS encoding HU family DNA-binding protein: MAKKAAAATVKKPLTKTQLLANIAESTGIAKKDVSAVMDALSSEIGKALGRSGAGAIAIPGIVKIEKKKVPARPAKKGVPNPFKPGELMDVPAKPASTKVKVRPLKNLKEMV, encoded by the coding sequence ATGGCAAAGAAAGCTGCAGCTGCAACCGTCAAGAAACCCCTCACCAAGACCCAATTGCTGGCCAACATCGCAGAGTCGACAGGCATTGCGAAGAAGGACGTCAGTGCGGTCATGGACGCGCTGTCCTCCGAAATTGGCAAGGCTCTCGGTCGTAGTGGTGCCGGTGCGATCGCCATACCTGGCATCGTGAAGATCGAAAAGAAGAAGGTTCCTGCTCGTCCTGCTAAGAAGGGCGTGCCGAATCCATTCAAGCCAGGCGAATTGATGGACGTTCCGGCCAAGCCGGCTTCGACCAAAGTCAAAGTTCGTCCTCTCAAGAACCTGAAGGAAATGGTCTAA
- a CDS encoding MoxR family ATPase gives MSESEFAESAIEKISVARTRILDQLGQVIVGQSDVIEELLICLMSRGHCLLEGAPGLAKTLMISTLSKVLELSFSRIQFTPDLMPADITGTEIIEENKSTGAREFRFLQGPLFSHVILADEINRTPPKTQAALLEAMQERTVTVGRVRHELADPFFVLATQNPIEQEGTYPLPEAQQDRFMFKVFVKYPTFDDEFEIARRTTAKQTVKLEPVLTAEELIELQSLVRDVPASDHVIRYAITLVRQTRVGEPGIPSFVSDMLSWGAGPRSVQFLILGGKARALLNGRTHVTTEDIQALAKPVLRHRIVLNYGAESEGVSADDVIDRIVQETPAKEDQLTSDARFQKIFAS, from the coding sequence ATGTCCGAATCAGAGTTCGCCGAATCGGCGATCGAGAAAATATCTGTCGCGCGCACGCGAATCCTCGATCAGCTTGGCCAAGTTATTGTTGGCCAATCGGACGTGATCGAAGAGCTTCTCATCTGTCTGATGAGCCGAGGGCACTGCCTTCTGGAAGGGGCGCCAGGGCTGGCCAAAACCTTGATGATCAGCACGCTCTCGAAAGTGCTGGAGTTGAGCTTTAGCCGAATTCAGTTCACGCCTGACTTGATGCCGGCGGACATCACCGGCACCGAAATCATTGAAGAAAACAAATCGACCGGCGCTCGTGAGTTTCGCTTCCTGCAAGGGCCTCTGTTTTCTCACGTGATCTTGGCCGACGAAATCAACCGAACGCCTCCCAAGACGCAAGCCGCTCTCTTGGAAGCAATGCAGGAACGCACCGTTACTGTCGGTCGCGTTCGTCACGAACTGGCCGATCCATTCTTCGTGCTCGCGACTCAGAACCCGATTGAACAGGAAGGGACATATCCACTTCCCGAAGCCCAGCAAGACCGCTTCATGTTCAAAGTGTTCGTGAAGTATCCAACGTTCGACGACGAGTTCGAGATCGCTCGTCGCACGACAGCCAAGCAGACGGTGAAGCTTGAACCCGTTCTAACTGCCGAAGAACTGATCGAGCTGCAAAGTCTCGTTCGAGATGTTCCCGCTTCCGATCATGTCATTCGGTATGCGATTACGCTTGTGCGTCAAACGCGTGTCGGCGAGCCAGGTATTCCTTCGTTCGTTTCCGACATGCTTTCCTGGGGTGCCGGGCCACGTAGTGTTCAGTTCCTCATCCTGGGTGGCAAAGCAAGAGCGCTGCTCAATGGACGCACGCATGTCACGACCGAGGATATCCAAGCCTTGGCCAAACCGGTGCTGCGTCACCGCATTGTGCTGAACTACGGTGCGGAAAGTGAAGGAGTATCGGCCGACGACGTGATCGATCGGATTGTGCAGGAAACGCCCGCCAAAGAGGATCAGCTAACCAGCGATGCCCGATTCCAAAAAATATTTGCATCCTGA
- a CDS encoding PQQ-like beta-propeller repeat protein, with protein sequence MFMNRNGQLLPSFGPHCRQFPFRSWISGFLLAAFLAPAVAFGQNEQSDLESSFFLPIPREARLRLERIEKAADEEKWTDAAQDIMLLLAGENAEDFLSPLDSGKQTTSQSVKSTTLELVQNLPPNVLKAYDLLVGTEPDVLLQEAIAENDERKLADVSRRFLFTPAGEKAAIILARKAMDARQWEGALLALNRLDYKPNRTRTFVDESDLMRAICLREVGQTEQAKAIISRLKDDQSLAKLLPGFKIVGSTSPEQILDRLTQAKSGQELPPYAWTMFQGSVSRTAPSRGSEPLQEIQWNARMAQSQQQQDEIRASMRQFLDNRIPIFPAIHPVVVQNQVVFRTPSGLLATDIQSGKVLWKYPWDNLDLDLSEKEPDLLNNIFPGLGRDFERAIWADARSGHLSSDGTRLFYVHDDQPAGDNLGSILANSGLRNAGGMFTGQQNHLYCFDIAREGAILWQLGGVGSEGNQAGQQLSEARFLGPPLPLGDDLLVLAGIIDEIRLLSLDAETGQIQWSQQLARQTTGSSADLIESFLQAATPSHKGGILVCPTNSGSVVAVDLSNQTLLWGFQYKEPDRNRPGRRISGREQGTDFLALADRWNDGTPMIHQGKVLITPTDADYLYCLDLLTGEKLWELPRRDNVALATVAGEVALVIGKTEVMGVNIESGEPAWKNKEIVLPELSLPSGYGFRLDDKYYLPTTKNQIVPIELADGKLGTPIEAVGELGNLVCYKDYVISVSPEFVTAYKQIDALRREVAQRLAQNPNDAEALRMQGKLQKHDGNLGDALVSLQRSIDIESNDETRTQLVITGLAALGQDFSRFRDVVDELEGLVDSLDERITLARLTARGLHAEGKHDEALKRYFEFLDLTDEYLNTQVVPNELLIHDFDPQVEVSADRWARGKISQLRDLMTEEERERADQAVQARLDKLLSSDGNHQKQLTRFINRFPRFPATQSARIQLAGMLLDKGLLLQGEGVLRTLLAQDLSPEQSGPLVFKLGTGLKKAGLANEAAAWFTLLSSEYSNIPVDGNRTGRQVAALQQWDPVAAAIVRERTIWPYSATRVDITKRRNQGFSRVDHPIRLDEVGMEARSNYSLLLDSEANLIIVQDEFGEPIVRIPFTTQSGRKLYHPQISALHARQFGHLLVLSLGSELQAFNMMPSLPSEDSSRMIWNADLQNGIAGSTRRTREFDVHSKANPFSLMDRIARDVTTRKTIGQFAGNQQLICYQIGSRLICRDPATGSVYWERDGAELGCELVVTDKHVIAIPQDDNHDRGEVGDTVEALVLSADNGELLQTVELPSADRIWTVRDGTVVAWQKAKEEAAQGLDAYDAVTGKKLWTKTYEAGMSAKGVLLDRQPWIAMLDKLGNLEMINIPDGKTVHQRKLARKEPAVQLKIVESDDQFLLAVYREITSRPQFRSIPYDQSETLLRGEIYAFDMNTGEMTWETPALVHDNYLLETFQSSGLPAIALVARLHRPDARTPQMNSALEVLLLDKRDGRTLFRQEFGELSGTFSLTGDPSEKSLRLQLTELEIKLTFDPDEPAVPAPPAATEIDFSYPPSLEEESP encoded by the coding sequence ATGTTCATGAATCGGAATGGTCAGCTTCTTCCCTCGTTTGGACCACATTGCCGCCAATTTCCATTTCGATCTTGGATTTCCGGTTTTCTCCTAGCCGCGTTTCTAGCCCCGGCAGTCGCGTTTGGGCAAAACGAGCAGTCCGACCTGGAGTCTTCCTTTTTCCTGCCAATTCCACGTGAAGCTCGGCTTCGGCTGGAACGCATCGAGAAAGCGGCCGACGAAGAGAAATGGACCGATGCGGCCCAAGACATCATGCTGCTTCTGGCAGGCGAAAATGCCGAAGACTTTCTTTCGCCGCTCGACTCCGGCAAGCAAACGACGTCGCAAAGCGTTAAATCCACGACCCTTGAGTTGGTCCAAAACCTCCCACCGAACGTTCTAAAAGCGTACGACCTGCTGGTAGGAACCGAGCCCGATGTCCTCCTTCAGGAAGCGATTGCCGAAAACGACGAGCGTAAGCTGGCCGATGTTTCACGACGCTTCCTCTTTACGCCAGCTGGTGAAAAAGCCGCGATCATCCTGGCCCGAAAAGCGATGGATGCCCGACAGTGGGAAGGAGCACTTCTGGCCCTCAATCGTCTCGACTACAAGCCCAACCGCACACGTACGTTTGTCGACGAATCTGATTTGATGCGTGCGATTTGTCTCCGCGAAGTGGGCCAAACGGAGCAAGCCAAGGCGATCATTTCTCGTTTAAAAGATGACCAGTCGCTCGCAAAACTCCTTCCAGGCTTCAAAATCGTCGGCAGCACTTCTCCAGAACAAATCCTCGATCGGCTTACGCAAGCCAAGTCTGGCCAAGAGCTTCCTCCCTATGCATGGACCATGTTCCAAGGTTCCGTTTCGCGAACGGCCCCATCTCGCGGCAGTGAACCGCTGCAAGAGATCCAGTGGAATGCACGGATGGCTCAAAGCCAGCAGCAGCAAGACGAGATTCGTGCGTCGATGCGTCAATTTCTCGACAACCGGATTCCTATCTTTCCGGCGATTCACCCAGTTGTTGTGCAAAATCAAGTCGTCTTCCGCACGCCATCCGGCTTATTGGCAACGGACATTCAAAGTGGAAAAGTGCTTTGGAAGTATCCGTGGGATAACCTCGACTTGGATCTATCTGAAAAAGAACCAGATCTCCTGAACAACATCTTCCCTGGACTAGGACGCGACTTCGAGAGAGCTATCTGGGCGGACGCTCGATCAGGCCATCTTTCCTCCGATGGAACGCGTCTTTTTTACGTCCACGACGACCAACCCGCCGGTGACAATCTCGGTTCGATCCTGGCCAACAGTGGTCTTCGAAATGCCGGCGGCATGTTTACCGGCCAACAGAATCACCTCTATTGCTTCGATATCGCCCGCGAGGGTGCCATCCTTTGGCAACTCGGAGGCGTCGGTTCCGAAGGTAACCAAGCGGGCCAACAACTCTCGGAAGCTCGATTCCTGGGACCACCACTTCCACTAGGCGATGATTTGCTCGTATTGGCAGGCATAATCGACGAAATCCGCCTGCTTAGTCTGGATGCAGAAACAGGGCAAATCCAATGGTCGCAACAACTCGCTCGCCAAACGACAGGAAGTTCTGCTGATCTCATCGAATCGTTTTTGCAAGCCGCGACGCCATCGCACAAAGGTGGCATCCTGGTCTGCCCGACCAACTCTGGATCGGTCGTTGCAGTGGACCTTTCCAATCAAACGCTGCTTTGGGGGTTTCAGTACAAAGAACCAGATCGTAACCGACCTGGTCGTCGTATTTCTGGGCGAGAACAGGGGACCGATTTTTTAGCACTCGCCGATCGCTGGAACGATGGCACGCCCATGATTCATCAGGGCAAAGTACTCATCACCCCGACCGACGCTGACTATCTGTACTGTCTCGATTTGCTGACCGGCGAAAAGCTTTGGGAGCTCCCACGTCGGGATAATGTGGCCCTGGCAACCGTGGCCGGAGAAGTCGCGTTGGTGATCGGCAAAACGGAAGTCATGGGTGTGAACATCGAGAGCGGCGAGCCGGCATGGAAAAACAAAGAGATCGTTCTGCCGGAACTGTCACTTCCTAGTGGTTACGGGTTCCGCCTCGACGACAAGTACTATCTTCCGACGACTAAAAACCAAATCGTTCCCATTGAGCTTGCCGATGGAAAACTAGGCACGCCCATCGAAGCAGTCGGCGAGCTCGGCAACTTGGTTTGTTACAAAGACTACGTAATCTCGGTCAGCCCGGAATTCGTTACCGCTTACAAGCAAATCGATGCACTACGACGGGAAGTGGCTCAGCGTCTTGCTCAAAACCCCAACGATGCCGAGGCGTTGCGGATGCAAGGTAAGCTCCAAAAACATGACGGCAACTTGGGCGACGCGTTGGTATCGCTTCAACGTTCGATCGATATCGAGTCCAACGATGAAACTCGCACTCAACTTGTCATCACTGGCTTGGCAGCATTAGGCCAGGATTTCTCTCGATTTCGAGATGTCGTTGACGAACTCGAAGGTCTCGTCGATTCTTTGGACGAACGGATAACGTTGGCCCGATTGACTGCCCGTGGTTTGCATGCCGAAGGCAAGCATGATGAAGCACTAAAGCGTTATTTTGAGTTCCTCGATTTAACCGATGAGTATCTCAATACGCAGGTCGTTCCCAACGAACTTTTAATTCACGACTTCGATCCTCAAGTGGAAGTGAGTGCCGATCGTTGGGCTCGCGGCAAGATCAGCCAGCTGCGTGACCTGATGACCGAAGAAGAACGTGAGCGAGCTGATCAAGCAGTCCAAGCTCGACTCGACAAGCTCCTTTCATCAGATGGGAATCACCAGAAACAACTGACACGTTTCATCAATCGCTTCCCACGTTTCCCAGCGACCCAATCGGCCCGAATTCAACTCGCTGGAATGCTGCTCGATAAAGGACTTCTTCTGCAAGGGGAAGGTGTTCTGCGGACACTCCTTGCTCAAGACCTTTCGCCCGAGCAGTCCGGACCGCTCGTATTTAAACTGGGCACAGGCCTGAAGAAAGCAGGACTTGCGAACGAAGCTGCGGCATGGTTCACGTTGCTTTCCAGTGAATACAGCAACATTCCCGTCGATGGCAATCGAACCGGTCGTCAGGTAGCCGCTCTGCAGCAATGGGATCCTGTTGCCGCGGCCATCGTCCGGGAACGAACCATTTGGCCCTACTCCGCGACCAGGGTCGATATCACCAAACGACGTAATCAAGGGTTTAGCCGCGTCGATCATCCGATTCGCCTGGATGAAGTCGGCATGGAAGCCCGCAGCAATTACTCGCTTCTGTTAGATAGCGAAGCCAATTTGATCATCGTGCAGGACGAATTTGGCGAGCCAATCGTCCGAATTCCATTCACGACGCAAAGCGGTCGCAAGCTATACCACCCTCAAATCAGCGCGCTTCACGCACGACAGTTTGGGCACCTGCTTGTCTTGTCGCTCGGAAGCGAACTTCAAGCGTTTAACATGATGCCAAGCCTTCCTAGCGAAGACTCGTCGCGCATGATTTGGAACGCCGACTTACAAAACGGAATTGCCGGTTCGACTCGCCGGACTCGTGAGTTCGATGTCCATTCGAAGGCTAATCCTTTTTCCCTGATGGACCGCATTGCTCGCGATGTCACCACACGTAAAACGATCGGCCAGTTTGCTGGCAATCAACAATTGATTTGCTACCAGATCGGATCCCGACTGATCTGTCGCGATCCAGCTACGGGCTCCGTTTACTGGGAACGTGATGGAGCCGAACTGGGCTGCGAACTTGTCGTGACGGATAAGCATGTGATCGCAATTCCACAAGACGACAACCACGATCGCGGTGAAGTCGGTGATACGGTGGAAGCTCTTGTTCTTTCGGCTGACAACGGCGAACTGCTTCAAACGGTTGAACTGCCAAGTGCCGATCGGATTTGGACGGTTCGCGATGGTACTGTCGTCGCGTGGCAAAAAGCGAAAGAGGAAGCAGCACAAGGTCTCGATGCGTACGATGCTGTAACCGGGAAAAAGCTGTGGACCAAGACCTACGAAGCCGGCATGTCCGCCAAGGGCGTGCTACTTGATCGACAGCCTTGGATTGCAATGCTCGACAAGCTTGGCAATTTAGAGATGATCAACATTCCCGACGGCAAGACAGTACACCAACGTAAACTGGCTCGGAAAGAGCCAGCCGTTCAGTTGAAGATTGTCGAATCGGATGACCAGTTCCTGCTCGCGGTTTACCGTGAAATAACATCACGTCCACAATTCCGCAGCATCCCGTACGACCAAAGTGAAACACTCCTTCGTGGCGAGATCTACGCGTTCGATATGAATACGGGCGAAATGACATGGGAGACGCCAGCGTTGGTTCACGACAACTACTTGCTGGAAACCTTCCAGTCGAGTGGACTGCCCGCGATTGCCTTGGTAGCCCGACTCCATCGTCCCGATGCACGAACACCGCAAATGAATTCCGCGTTGGAGGTGCTGCTGCTTGATAAACGAGACGGACGAACGCTGTTTCGTCAGGAATTTGGCGAATTAAGCGGGACTTTCTCGTTGACCGGCGACCCGAGCGAAAAGAGCCTTCGGCTTCAACTCACAGAGCTTGAAATTAAGCTGACATTCGATCCGGACGAACCTGCCGTTCCTGCACCACCAGCCGCTACGGAGATCGATTTCTCTTACCCCCCATCATTGGAAGAAGAGTCCCCTTGA